From the genome of Thermogutta terrifontis, one region includes:
- a CDS encoding glycosyltransferase family 2 protein has translation MAQQNFLTALPVYNEVRHIGDVLQKVTRFSTNILVVDDGSTDGTAEVLQTFPNVRVIRHPENRGYGAALRTAFSYAIDQGYEVLVTIDCDGQHEPHRIPEFVAACTPEVDVVSGSRYLKRFPGDSEPPPDRRRINEVITAELNRRLGLHLTDAFCGFKAYRTEALRKLDLTENGYAMPIEFWVQAVKHGLRIIEIPVPLIYLEEERAFGGALDQAETRLAVYRAVLERSLQRAGLADFSKTSLI, from the coding sequence ATGGCTCAACAGAATTTCCTCACGGCTTTACCGGTTTATAACGAGGTCCGCCATATCGGGGATGTTCTTCAGAAGGTAACACGATTTTCCACAAATATTCTGGTCGTGGACGATGGATCGACAGATGGAACGGCAGAGGTTCTGCAGACATTTCCGAATGTGAGGGTGATTCGGCATCCTGAGAACCGAGGCTACGGCGCAGCTCTGCGGACGGCATTCAGCTACGCCATTGACCAGGGTTACGAAGTGCTGGTCACAATCGACTGTGACGGGCAGCACGAGCCGCACCGCATTCCGGAGTTTGTAGCGGCGTGCACTCCCGAAGTGGATGTGGTGTCTGGCAGCCGTTATCTGAAGAGATTTCCGGGCGACTCTGAGCCGCCTCCCGATCGGCGGCGGATCAATGAGGTCATCACCGCCGAGCTGAATCGACGGTTGGGGCTCCATTTGACTGACGCCTTTTGCGGATTTAAGGCCTATCGCACGGAGGCCCTCCGGAAGTTAGATTTAACCGAAAACGGATATGCAATGCCGATCGAGTTCTGGGTGCAGGCTGTTAAACACGGGCTGCGTATTATTGAAATACCGGTTCCCCTCATTTATCTGGAAGAAGAACGGGCATTCGGGGGGGCACTGGATCAGGCGGAAACCCGTCTGGCTGTCTATCGCGCGGTGCTGGAGCGTAGCCTGCAACGGGCGGGACTGGCGGATTTCTCCAAGACGTCGCTCATTTAG
- a CDS encoding Gfo/Idh/MocA family protein, with amino-acid sequence MSQFGMTRREFSQLGIGALAWSAVSRSRVLGANDRIRLGFIGVGNRGSQLLDAFLKHEDMEVVVLCDVYEPYLDRAQQKLPRKADTTIDFRKVLDRNDVDGVVIATPDHWHAIQTIWACRAGKDVYVEKPLSITVVEGRKMVEAARKYQRIVQVGTHRRSSKLYAQLYELVHSGKIGKVTVSRAYRLSNMYPNGIGKAAPSAPPPGLHWDLWLGPRPERPFQETIAPYKFRWWDLYSSQMANWGVHYLDAIRWLTDELAPSSVCAMGGRFAVDDDRTIPDRMEAVFQFASGRLAIFGQYEASGVPALAQGELELRGTLGAAYIGGTKFEIIPERGGQFQDPSPRMEPIRVQVPAGENDMTVDHARNFLDCMRSRQLPNADVEIGHRSTTCSLIANISLAVGARLEWDAEKERFTNNEEANQMLHYEYRKPWSLD; translated from the coding sequence ATGTCGCAATTCGGGATGACGCGTCGCGAGTTCTCCCAGCTTGGCATTGGCGCTTTGGCCTGGTCGGCCGTGAGCCGTTCCCGTGTTCTGGGGGCCAATGACCGTATCCGCCTGGGCTTTATCGGAGTGGGAAATCGAGGCAGTCAGCTTTTGGACGCGTTTCTGAAGCACGAGGACATGGAAGTGGTGGTCCTCTGCGATGTCTACGAGCCCTATCTGGATCGAGCCCAGCAAAAACTACCGCGTAAAGCCGATACGACCATCGATTTTCGAAAGGTTCTCGATCGGAACGATGTGGACGGGGTGGTGATTGCAACGCCCGACCACTGGCATGCGATTCAGACAATTTGGGCATGTCGGGCAGGCAAAGACGTGTATGTGGAAAAGCCGCTTTCGATCACGGTGGTGGAAGGACGAAAGATGGTCGAAGCGGCGCGGAAATACCAGCGGATCGTTCAGGTGGGCACACATCGACGCTCTTCCAAACTGTATGCCCAGCTGTACGAGCTCGTGCACTCCGGAAAGATTGGCAAGGTGACGGTTTCTCGGGCGTATCGGCTCAGCAACATGTATCCCAACGGAATCGGTAAAGCGGCACCCTCCGCCCCGCCACCGGGACTTCACTGGGACCTCTGGCTTGGTCCACGGCCGGAACGGCCTTTTCAGGAGACCATCGCTCCCTACAAGTTCCGTTGGTGGGACCTCTATTCGTCACAGATGGCCAATTGGGGCGTGCACTATCTGGATGCGATTCGCTGGCTGACCGACGAGTTAGCTCCGTCGTCGGTGTGTGCGATGGGGGGACGGTTTGCCGTGGATGATGACCGCACGATTCCCGATAGGATGGAAGCGGTCTTTCAATTTGCCTCGGGGCGACTGGCCATTTTTGGACAGTACGAGGCGTCGGGAGTACCTGCACTGGCCCAGGGCGAGTTGGAACTTCGCGGTACACTGGGCGCAGCGTATATCGGTGGCACGAAGTTCGAAATCATCCCTGAGCGCGGAGGGCAATTCCAGGATCCCAGCCCACGGATGGAGCCCATCCGAGTTCAAGTACCGGCCGGGGAAAATGACATGACCGTTGACCATGCGCGGAATTTCCTGGACTGCATGAGGAGCCGCCAGCTTCCCAATGCGGACGTGGAGATCGGGCATCGTTCCACGACATGCAGCCTGATCGCCAATATCTCGCTGGCGGTTGGTGCCCGGCTGGAATGGGACGCTGAAAAGGAGCGTTTCACGAATAACGAAGAAGCCAACCAGATGCTCCATTACGAGTACCGAAAACCGTGGTCACTCGATTAA
- a CDS encoding NAD(P)-dependent oxidoreductase, with translation MSSAQPTGDQEFGFIGIGQMGQAMVANWLALGYRVRVYNRTREKIRPLLEQGAIEATSPADAVVPGGLVMTCVSDDQALLSIFDDGEVFRRLGPQDIHVSMSTISPRTARLLAEKHNQLGGVYLASPVMGRPDTVAAKRQTFYISGPAAARHRVKPLLQAISRQVLELGDGPEAAHVAKLASNFLIATVVESLSEAFAFVEKNGLPPQTFFDTITEFLFDCFIYKGYGRHLLSGQFREPLFRLQLGLKDINLSLQSATESRTPMPFLSVLRDRYLAALAQGYGDWDWTAIALEVRRQAGLLPSQ, from the coding sequence ATGTCGTCTGCACAACCGACCGGAGACCAGGAATTTGGTTTTATCGGGATTGGCCAAATGGGCCAGGCGATGGTTGCCAACTGGCTGGCTCTGGGATATCGCGTCCGAGTGTATAACCGAACACGCGAAAAGATCCGGCCCCTTCTCGAACAGGGAGCGATTGAAGCGACCTCGCCCGCCGACGCCGTAGTCCCGGGCGGACTGGTCATGACCTGCGTCTCGGATGATCAAGCCCTGCTTTCGATTTTTGACGACGGAGAGGTTTTTCGAAGGCTCGGTCCGCAGGACATCCACGTGTCGATGAGCACGATTTCTCCGCGGACAGCCCGGCTGCTGGCTGAGAAGCACAATCAGTTGGGAGGCGTCTACCTGGCTTCTCCGGTAATGGGCCGTCCCGACACCGTTGCCGCAAAACGCCAGACGTTCTACATATCCGGACCGGCCGCGGCACGCCACCGCGTGAAGCCTCTACTTCAGGCGATCAGCCGCCAGGTGCTGGAACTGGGGGATGGTCCCGAAGCCGCTCACGTGGCCAAACTTGCATCCAACTTTCTTATCGCGACGGTTGTGGAATCGCTTTCCGAAGCGTTTGCGTTTGTCGAAAAGAACGGTTTGCCTCCCCAGACCTTTTTCGACACAATCACCGAGTTTCTTTTTGATTGCTTCATTTACAAAGGGTATGGGCGTCACCTCCTGAGCGGTCAATTCCGCGAACCCCTCTTTCGCCTTCAGCTTGGTCTCAAAGACATCAATCTTTCCCTTCAGTCGGCCACCGAATCGAGAACGCCGATGCCGTTTTTGAGCGTTCTGCGTGACCGCTACCTTGCCGCTTTAGCTCAGGGATACGGCGATTGGGACTGGACGGCCATCGCCCTCGAGGTGCGACGCCAGGCGGGGCTGCTACCGTCGCAGTAA
- a CDS encoding metallophosphoesterase, with protein sequence MPLLFLTQSDVERSQVGLYGALAANLYIGACFLALPFAIGWRVWRNLRRPPQVLKGATSELLFDLAPVLKSRNGLRARARAGAIQFLALVRHRKALPRVTGPQTGRNQDTMPGKPRKSPADVSSAHAVEQNANPPETRRTGIRLDSDRHSPSGSAFQKNTPTSLPPRRPHPSNLLLLPGNESLACHRVELVLSLPELPPALNGLRIVQLSDLHFVGRIPDEFYELVVENSNRLEPDLVVITGDIADREECLPQAQRVLAPLRAKSGVFFILGNHDLRAGVESVRTALTEIGFKNVGGRVEQLTVDGTELLVGGNELPWLGPAPAYPDLPEDTPFFRLLLAHTPDQFYWAIRNKIHLVLAGHTHGGQACLPWLGPIIAPSAYGIRYAQGLYHKAPTTMYVSRGIGGEFPLRYFCPPELTCLTLLSETSGSEPKPIRVS encoded by the coding sequence TTGCCCCTCCTTTTTCTGACTCAAAGTGATGTCGAACGCTCCCAGGTTGGGCTCTATGGTGCCCTGGCAGCCAATCTGTACATCGGTGCCTGCTTCCTGGCTCTTCCCTTCGCCATTGGATGGCGAGTTTGGCGGAATCTGCGGCGACCTCCCCAGGTCCTGAAAGGCGCAACAAGCGAGCTTCTTTTCGATCTTGCGCCGGTCCTGAAATCTCGGAACGGACTTCGTGCCCGGGCCCGTGCTGGCGCGATCCAATTCCTCGCCCTCGTGCGACACCGGAAGGCATTACCCCGCGTAACTGGTCCCCAAACGGGCAGAAACCAGGACACCATGCCGGGCAAGCCCCGAAAATCGCCGGCAGATGTGTCCTCCGCCCATGCAGTGGAGCAAAACGCGAATCCGCCGGAAACACGTCGCACAGGAATCCGTTTGGACTCCGATAGGCATAGTCCCTCCGGATCTGCATTTCAAAAGAATACGCCGACGAGCCTTCCGCCCAGACGCCCCCATCCCAGCAATTTGTTGCTTTTACCGGGCAATGAATCCCTCGCCTGCCATCGCGTTGAGCTAGTCCTATCATTGCCCGAACTGCCTCCGGCCCTCAACGGTTTGCGAATCGTCCAGCTCTCCGACCTTCATTTTGTGGGAAGAATTCCTGATGAGTTTTACGAACTCGTCGTGGAAAACAGCAATCGGCTTGAACCCGACCTCGTCGTAATTACTGGAGATATCGCCGATCGCGAGGAGTGCCTACCTCAGGCGCAAAGGGTCCTCGCGCCCTTGCGAGCAAAATCCGGTGTTTTTTTCATTCTGGGAAATCACGACCTCCGCGCGGGCGTTGAGAGCGTTCGCACGGCTCTTACCGAGATCGGGTTCAAAAATGTCGGCGGTCGTGTGGAACAGTTAACCGTCGATGGAACGGAGCTTCTGGTGGGCGGAAATGAATTGCCGTGGTTGGGTCCGGCCCCGGCGTACCCTGATCTGCCAGAAGACACACCCTTCTTCCGGCTTTTGCTCGCCCATACACCGGATCAGTTCTACTGGGCCATTCGCAACAAGATTCACCTCGTCCTTGCGGGGCACACACATGGTGGCCAGGCGTGCCTGCCGTGGCTGGGGCCCATCATTGCCCCTAGTGCTTACGGAATTCGCTACGCCCAGGGATTGTACCACAAAGCACCCACAACAATGTACGTGAGTCGGGGGATTGGCGGTGAATTTCCTCTTCGCTATTTTTGCCCTCCTGAGCTTACCTGCCTGACACTTCTTAGCGAAACGTCGGGTTCCGAACCAAAGCCGATTCGAGTAAGCTGA
- a CDS encoding DUF423 domain-containing protein, producing MTERSRFWIACGAILAGLSVVLAAIADHVLKGNWGVVEARQFELAVRYQFYHAIALVLCGLLGLCGKFRGLSIVAVGFLLGIVGFSGGLFLKVCLPQINLGPVIPAGAVLWIISWVGLAVTAVIPVKNRLFGSEN from the coding sequence GTGACTGAAAGAAGCCGTTTTTGGATAGCGTGCGGCGCGATTTTGGCGGGTTTAAGCGTTGTCCTGGCCGCGATTGCCGACCACGTCCTCAAAGGGAACTGGGGCGTGGTTGAGGCCCGGCAATTTGAACTGGCCGTAAGATATCAATTCTACCACGCCATCGCGCTTGTTCTCTGTGGACTTCTCGGACTGTGCGGAAAATTCCGCGGTCTCAGCATCGTAGCCGTTGGATTTTTGCTGGGAATAGTTGGTTTTAGTGGTGGGCTTTTCCTCAAAGTTTGCCTCCCGCAGATTAATCTGGGCCCTGTCATTCCGGCGGGTGCAGTCCTGTGGATCATCTCCTGGGTGGGTCTGGCCGTTACTGCCGTGATACCGGTAAAAAACCGCCTGTTCGGGTCAGAAAATTAG
- a CDS encoding HPF/RaiA family ribosome-associated protein: MELHIQTRRVNLDEATRELVERRFMFALDQFDGFVMNVDVILEDVNGPRGGVDKHCRVLASLRGGKYVKIEDQDADLISVVNRAADRLSQVVARELDRKRDKKGAHSSGSFAEEQQPE, translated from the coding sequence ATGGAACTACACATCCAAACCCGTCGCGTCAATCTGGACGAGGCCACGCGGGAACTGGTGGAGCGCCGTTTCATGTTCGCGCTGGACCAGTTCGATGGGTTTGTCATGAATGTCGATGTCATTTTGGAGGACGTCAACGGCCCGCGGGGAGGAGTTGACAAGCATTGCCGGGTGTTGGCGTCCTTGCGAGGCGGTAAATACGTCAAGATTGAAGACCAGGACGCTGACCTCATCAGCGTCGTTAACAGGGCGGCGGATCGGCTCAGCCAAGTCGTCGCGCGGGAACTCGATCGCAAGCGGGACAAGAAAGGGGCCCATTCCTCGGGCAGTTTTGCGGAGGAACAGCAACCGGAGTGA
- a CDS encoding 6-pyruvoyl trahydropterin synthase family protein, with the protein MGEGFEIRIGREAVQFSAAHFLVFGPDSAEAVHGHDFSVEVAVTGNLLDPGWVMDFLVLHRFVQEIVEPLDHKVLLPAKNPWLRLEMLGDELVRASLGKWSWQFPAVHCFLLPVCNVTAELLAQYIGGILKGRIEAELPGSMERLRVEVFETPHYSARWTYVRQEGESRC; encoded by the coding sequence TTGGGGGAAGGCTTCGAAATTCGCATTGGTCGTGAGGCGGTGCAATTCAGCGCCGCCCATTTTCTTGTCTTTGGGCCTGATTCGGCGGAGGCCGTTCACGGCCACGACTTCTCCGTGGAGGTGGCGGTGACGGGCAACTTGTTGGACCCAGGCTGGGTCATGGATTTTCTCGTTCTTCATCGGTTTGTCCAAGAAATCGTTGAGCCGCTGGATCACAAGGTTCTCCTGCCCGCCAAGAACCCCTGGCTACGCCTGGAAATGCTGGGCGATGAGCTCGTTCGGGCATCCCTGGGGAAATGGTCTTGGCAGTTCCCAGCCGTCCATTGCTTCCTGCTGCCGGTGTGCAACGTAACGGCCGAGCTCCTAGCCCAATATATCGGTGGGATTTTAAAGGGGCGAATCGAAGCAGAGCTTCCCGGGAGCATGGAACGCCTGCGGGTGGAAGTGTTTGAAACACCTCACTATTCCGCGCGGTGGACTTACGTTCGCCAGGAGGGCGAGTCGAGGTGCTGA
- a CDS encoding class I SAM-dependent rRNA methyltransferase, which translates to MNTEVTGKIIVRQDRLRPFVERHPWVRATAVELVEGNPPDGGIVDLVTRDGRFIARGLYNSRSQIRVRLYTWQDVPLNREFWRDRIHRAVTLRNELGLITPQGAARLVFSEADGLSGLIVDKYGPYLVVQTNALGLEQRSSELLEILEEVIKPRGIVHCCDPEVREQEGLTIERAVHGTVPDGPILIEEHGIQYGVDLLMGQKTGFYLDQRENRRVAAQWTRDKRVLDMFCYTGGFALCAAKLGRAREVWGYDSSEKAIILARANAEHNAVPRTRFEVGDAFQVLKELRERGERFDVVILDPPKFASGKAKLPEALRAYHFLNRMAVELIPPGGYLITCSCSGYVTREDFFNVIFGVAQQTRRDIQVLEQRGAGADHPVSVTCRETNYLKCFICRVL; encoded by the coding sequence ATGAATACGGAGGTCACCGGGAAAATCATCGTCCGACAGGATCGCTTGCGGCCGTTTGTGGAACGCCACCCCTGGGTCCGAGCAACCGCTGTCGAGCTTGTCGAAGGCAACCCTCCCGATGGGGGAATCGTTGACCTTGTCACACGGGATGGGCGGTTCATCGCGCGAGGACTGTACAACAGCCGGAGCCAGATCCGCGTCCGCCTCTACACATGGCAGGATGTCCCGCTGAACCGCGAGTTCTGGCGTGATCGCATTCACAGGGCCGTGACTCTTCGTAACGAACTGGGTCTGATCACACCACAAGGGGCGGCGCGACTGGTTTTCAGCGAGGCAGACGGGTTAAGCGGCCTGATTGTGGACAAATACGGCCCGTATTTGGTGGTTCAAACAAATGCCCTCGGGTTGGAGCAGCGGTCTTCCGAACTACTGGAAATCCTGGAAGAGGTGATCAAACCTCGCGGAATTGTGCACTGCTGCGACCCGGAAGTGCGAGAGCAGGAGGGCTTGACCATCGAGCGCGCCGTGCATGGAACCGTTCCCGATGGTCCCATCTTGATTGAGGAGCATGGAATCCAGTACGGCGTGGACCTTCTCATGGGCCAGAAAACTGGCTTCTACCTGGATCAGCGAGAGAACCGGCGGGTGGCAGCCCAGTGGACACGGGATAAACGTGTCCTTGATATGTTCTGCTACACCGGGGGATTCGCTCTGTGTGCAGCGAAACTGGGACGGGCCAGAGAAGTGTGGGGCTATGATAGCAGCGAAAAAGCCATTATTCTTGCCCGGGCCAATGCGGAACACAACGCTGTGCCCCGAACACGTTTCGAGGTGGGAGACGCGTTTCAGGTTCTCAAGGAACTCCGGGAACGCGGTGAACGCTTCGATGTGGTGATCCTGGATCCACCTAAATTTGCCTCCGGAAAGGCAAAGCTTCCCGAAGCCCTCCGCGCCTATCACTTTTTGAATCGGATGGCAGTAGAGCTTATTCCCCCGGGCGGATACCTTATCACGTGCAGTTGCTCCGGATACGTGACCCGGGAAGATTTCTTCAACGTCATTTTCGGTGTGGCCCAGCAGACACGGCGCGATATTCAGGTCCTCGAACAGCGAGGCGCCGGTGCCGACCATCCTGTCAGCGTCACGTGCCGCGAAACAAACTACCTCAAGTGTTTTATCTGTCGTGTCCTTTGA
- a CDS encoding transposase: protein MAKRVERLRATYCRTGRVRHFLAAYDLETGMLLGRFYSRKTWIEFLRFLRWLRRRYPQSETLHIVMDNYSPHLKEEVWAWVRANNVKFYLTPSNASWLNRIECQFTGLKKFALDNSDYRSHKEQEQAIRRYLAWRNGRRAIAAEPWRSSLRKNTTSTRRVAA, encoded by the coding sequence ATGGCCAAACGGGTCGAGCGACTGCGAGCCACCTATTGCCGCACCGGTAGAGTTCGCCATTTCCTGGCAGCCTACGACCTGGAAACGGGTATGTTGTTGGGCCGGTTCTACAGCCGAAAAACCTGGATCGAGTTCTTGCGATTTCTCCGGTGGCTCCGGCGGCGTTACCCGCAGAGCGAAACGTTACACATCGTGATGGACAACTACAGTCCCCATCTGAAGGAAGAGGTCTGGGCATGGGTCCGGGCGAACAATGTGAAGTTTTACCTTACCCCGTCCAATGCCTCATGGCTGAATCGGATCGAGTGCCAGTTCACGGGGCTGAAGAAGTTTGCCCTGGACAATAGCGACTATCGGAGTCATAAAGAACAGGAGCAAGCCATCCGGAGGTATTTGGCTTGGCGCAACGGCCGCCGCGCGATAGCCGCCGAGCCCTGGCGCTCGTCCCTCCGGAAAAACACGACATCCACTCGCCGCGTAGCAGCCTAA
- a CDS encoding transposase, which translates to MDGRYADCERITLICDNLNTHTKGAFYEVFPAERARQYVRRIEFVYTPKHGSWLNVAECELGCLTRQCLAGRRVGELRLLQEEIAAWSVDLNARQRGVDWQMTAEDARRKLKSVDPKSTL; encoded by the coding sequence TTGGACGGGCGTTACGCGGACTGTGAGCGGATCACGCTGATCTGCGACAACCTGAACACGCACACGAAAGGGGCGTTTTACGAGGTGTTCCCAGCGGAGCGGGCTCGTCAGTACGTTCGTCGCATTGAGTTTGTTTACACGCCGAAACACGGCAGTTGGCTGAACGTGGCGGAGTGCGAGCTCGGCTGTTTGACCCGGCAGTGTCTAGCGGGGCGTCGTGTGGGAGAGTTACGTCTTCTTCAGGAGGAAATTGCGGCGTGGTCGGTAGACCTCAACGCTCGGCAGCGCGGCGTCGACTGGCAAATGACCGCGGAAGATGCCCGCCGCAAACTGAAGTCCGTAGATCCCAAAAGTACCCTGTGA
- a CDS encoding HD domain-containing protein, with product MARWEEIPELMALDSRRQLIRIPPELDVPITDRVRRLIDTAAFRRLARITQLGLVSLVYPAANHTRFEHSLGVYRLALLVLKHLSHDPRFRAQVTPHEGEKLIVAALLHDLGHWPFCHAIEDLGLPDVPPHEAFVARFLRDEPVALLLERDWGLQPDDVLNLVAKHRADGVSSLLQNILSGPLDVDKMDYLFRDSLHAGVPYGRFFDQQRLVGSLCLNERGDGLAITEKGKTAAELMVFARYVMFSEVYWHHAVRSATAMLQRSFFELKDRLDLEALFSAGEWEFIESLRQSAGQSKTAEILNGLFGPVRTLYKRIAQFHYFDGDDVYRRIAGRPYRWLVACAHHLAELLSRKLGIPVSSHQVLVDAPPVHKEIEFRVDVFFPKEATYRPLSEVSPVVRALAQEQFDHYVKRVRVFAAPSIAGEIKSLGSLTELMHQAAEATDASQDYLSNTA from the coding sequence ATGGCTCGTTGGGAGGAAATCCCCGAACTGATGGCGCTCGATTCACGGCGGCAACTGATTCGCATTCCGCCGGAACTGGACGTCCCGATTACCGACCGCGTTCGCCGCCTGATCGATACAGCGGCTTTCCGTCGGTTGGCGCGGATTACACAACTGGGACTGGTCTCCCTCGTTTATCCAGCTGCCAATCACACCCGATTCGAGCACAGCCTGGGAGTGTATCGCCTCGCGCTTTTGGTCCTGAAGCACCTTTCGCACGATCCCCGGTTTCGCGCCCAGGTGACGCCTCACGAAGGCGAAAAACTGATCGTTGCCGCCCTGCTCCACGATTTGGGACACTGGCCATTCTGCCACGCTATCGAGGATCTCGGCCTGCCGGACGTCCCACCCCATGAAGCGTTTGTGGCCAGGTTCTTGCGGGACGAGCCGGTAGCGCTGCTCCTGGAACGCGACTGGGGTCTGCAACCCGACGACGTGCTGAACCTCGTTGCGAAGCATCGCGCGGATGGCGTGTCAAGCCTTTTACAGAACATTCTTTCCGGACCGCTCGATGTGGACAAAATGGATTATCTTTTCCGAGACAGCCTTCATGCTGGGGTGCCATACGGCCGTTTTTTTGACCAGCAACGGCTGGTGGGGAGCCTTTGTTTGAATGAACGGGGTGACGGCCTGGCCATTACTGAAAAAGGGAAAACAGCCGCCGAGCTCATGGTCTTTGCCCGATATGTCATGTTCAGCGAGGTCTATTGGCACCATGCCGTTCGATCCGCCACGGCGATGCTCCAACGGAGTTTTTTTGAGTTGAAGGATCGGCTCGACCTCGAGGCTCTTTTTTCGGCGGGGGAATGGGAGTTTATCGAAAGCCTGCGACAGTCTGCCGGACAGTCCAAGACCGCCGAGATCCTCAACGGACTTTTTGGACCGGTCCGCACCCTGTACAAGCGGATTGCGCAGTTTCACTATTTTGACGGCGATGATGTTTATCGGCGAATAGCGGGGCGTCCTTACCGCTGGCTCGTCGCCTGCGCACATCACCTGGCGGAGTTGCTCAGCAGAAAGCTGGGGATCCCCGTCTCTTCACATCAGGTTCTCGTTGATGCTCCGCCGGTTCACAAGGAAATCGAATTCCGGGTGGATGTATTTTTCCCTAAGGAGGCGACCTACCGCCCGTTGAGCGAAGTGTCCCCCGTCGTGCGAGCGCTGGCGCAGGAGCAATTCGACCACTACGTCAAACGGGTGCGTGTCTTTGCGGCGCCATCCATTGCCGGCGAGATCAAAAGCCTGGGCAGCCTGACCGAGCTGATGCACCAAGCTGCGGAAGCCACAGATGCGTCTCAGGATTATCTCTCCAATACGGCGTAA
- a CDS encoding tetratricopeptide repeat protein — protein MRDAFKKTAIFFVIGAMSLLGSVTARGDVVRVGSETIRGKVTRMTQTEVVVDQGTTSRTISVNQIQSIEWDGEPALLKSVRAAFEVSRYEDVTSILDKIKVDDSTRPEVRQDIEFYRAAAAAHLALAGSGSIDDAGKLVANFVINYPNNYHYWEATRLVAELLRAKGSVDKAVEYYQLIAQAPWPEYKAQAGAAIGWAYLEAKKTDEAEKAFDQVISLQISGDDTPKLLAIIGKARCLVAKGQTDQAISMIQEILKRPDLVENAETMGRAYTALGLAYRQAGQIKQAIMAFLHVDLIYFRHAPSHIEALQNLVQLWPQVQHPERAAEAARVLKEQYGREVTVTN, from the coding sequence ATGCGTGATGCGTTCAAAAAGACGGCCATCTTCTTCGTAATCGGTGCGATGTCCCTCTTGGGGAGTGTGACCGCCCGGGGGGATGTCGTACGGGTGGGGAGTGAGACAATCCGAGGAAAAGTCACTCGCATGACGCAAACAGAGGTCGTCGTTGATCAGGGGACAACGTCTCGCACCATCAGTGTCAATCAAATTCAATCCATCGAATGGGATGGAGAGCCGGCGCTTCTCAAGTCGGTGCGGGCGGCATTCGAAGTTTCTCGCTACGAGGACGTCACGAGTATCCTCGATAAAATCAAAGTCGATGATTCGACACGACCAGAGGTTCGGCAGGATATTGAATTCTATCGTGCAGCCGCCGCGGCACATCTTGCGCTTGCAGGTTCCGGTTCGATCGACGATGCGGGTAAATTAGTGGCGAACTTCGTCATCAATTACCCCAACAATTATCACTACTGGGAGGCGACCCGCTTGGTCGCTGAGTTGCTCCGAGCGAAGGGGAGTGTCGATAAGGCGGTCGAATACTATCAGTTGATTGCTCAGGCCCCCTGGCCGGAATACAAGGCGCAGGCGGGTGCGGCCATCGGCTGGGCTTATCTGGAAGCCAAAAAAACGGATGAAGCCGAAAAAGCCTTTGATCAGGTCATTTCCTTGCAAATTTCTGGAGATGACACGCCCAAGCTGTTGGCCATCATTGGCAAGGCGAGATGTCTCGTCGCTAAAGGACAGACGGATCAGGCCATTTCTATGATTCAGGAAATTCTCAAACGGCCCGATCTGGTAGAAAACGCCGAGACCATGGGCCGGGCTTATACCGCGCTGGGGCTGGCGTATCGGCAGGCGGGACAGATCAAGCAGGCGATCATGGCGTTCCTTCATGTGGATTTGATTTACTTTCGCCACGCGCCCTCTCACATCGAGGCACTCCAAAATCTGGTGCAACTGTGGCCGCAAGTCCAGCATCCCGAACGCGCGGCTGAGGCTGCACGAGTGCTGAAGGAACAATATGGGCGAGAGGTAACTGTCACCAACTGA